The sequence below is a genomic window from Streptomyces sp. B21-105.
GAAACCCTCGGCCGCCCACCGTGCCCGGCTCGCGCTTGCCGAAGCCGCCGGGGCGGTGCTGGCCGGCGGCCTGTCCCTGCTCGGTATCGACGCACCCGATCACCTCTGAAAGAGCACGCCCAGATGAGCCGTTCCGCCCACCCCGCCGGGCCCCGTCACGCCGACGTCCTGCCCGAGGGCCACTACTCTGCGCCGCCCGCCGATCTGAACACCCTCGACGTCAAGGTCTGGGCGCAGACCGTCACGCGCAACGCCGACGGTGTGCTGACCGTCGGCGGCGTCGACGTCGTCACCCTCGCCGAGCAGCACGGCACCCCGGCCTACATCCTCGACGAGGCGGACTTCCGCGGCCGGGCGCGCGCCTGGCGCACCGCCTTCGGGGACGACGCCGACGTCTTCTACGCCGGCAAGGCGTTCCTGTCCCGGGCCGTCGTGCGGTGGCTGCACGAGGAGGGGCTCAACCTCGACGTCTGCTCCGGCGGCGAACTCGCCACCGCGCTGTCCGCCGGCATGCCGGCCGACCGCATCGCCTTCCACGGCAACAACAAGTCGACGGACGAGATCCACCGGGCCGTCGAGGCCGGGGTCGGGCGCATCGTTCTCGACTCCTTCCAGGAGATCGTGCGGGTCGCGCACATCGCGCAGTCCCTCGGCAAGCGCCAGCGGGTGCAGATCCGCATCACCGTCGGCGTCGAGGCCCACACGCACGAGTTCATCGCCACCGCCCACGAGGACCAGAAGTTCGGGATCCCGCTCGCCGGCGGGCAGGCGGCCGAGGCGGTGCGGCGCGCCCTTCAGCTCGACGGGCTCGAGCTGATCGGGATCCACTCGCACATCGGGTCGCAGATCTTCGACATGTCGGGGTTCGAGGTCGCCGCCCACCGGGTGGTCGGGCTGCTCAAGGTGATCAGGGACGAGCACGGCGTCGAACTGCCCGAGATCGACCTCGGCGGCGGTCTCGGCATCGCGTACACCAGCGACGACGACCCCCGCGAGCCGCACGAGATCGCCAAGGCGCTGACCGAGATCGTCACCCGGGAGTGCGAGGCCGCACGGCTGCGCACCCCGCGCATCTCCGTCGAGCCGGGCCGCGCGATCGTCGGACCGACCGCGTTCACCCTCTACGAGGTCGGTACCGTCAAGCCGCTCGACGGGCTGCGGACGTACGTCTCCGTCGACGGCGGCATGTCCGACAACATCCGCACCGCGCTGTACGACGCCGAGTACAGCGTGGCGCTCGTCTCGCGTGCCAGCGACGCCGAGCCGATGCTGGCGCGGGTGGTCGGCAAGCACTGCGAGAGCGGGGACATCGTGGTGAAGGACGCGTTCCTGCCGTCGGACCTGGCACCCGGTGACCTCATCGCCGTCCCCGCGACGGGGGCGTACTGCCGTTCCATGGCCAGCAACTACAACCACGTGCTGCGGCCGCCGGTGGTCGTCGTGCACGAGGGGGAGTCGCGGGTCGTCGTGCGCAGGGAGACCGAGGAGGACCTGTTGCGGCTCGACGTGGGCTGAGCGGTGCGGCCGGCCGGGAAATCGGCCGCGCGAAGGAGAATGGGGCGGCGGAGTGGAAGAGGCGGAAGATCTCCTGTCTGCCGCCTCTGCGAAAATGAAATACATGTCTCACGATCCGGACCGGGGACAGAAACCCCGGTCCGGTGAGTGAGACTGAACCAACCGGAAACTGCCGTAGACGGTATTCAGGAAACGAGGTCGGATGATGCGTACGCGTCCGCTGAAGGTGGCGCTGCTGGGCTGTGGAGTGGTCGGCTCAGAGGTGGCGCGCATCATGACGACGCACGCCGACGACCTCGCCGCGCGGATCGGGGCTCCCGTGGAGCTCGCCGGTGTCGCCGTGCGCCGGCCGTCCCGGGTCCGTGAAGGCATCGACCCCGCCCTCGTCACCACCGACGCCACAGCCCTCGTCAAACGCGGGGACATCGACGTCGTCGTCGAGGTCATCGGCGGCATCGAGCCCGCCCGTACGCTCATCACCACCGCCTTCGAGCACGGCGCCTCCGTCGTCTCCGCCAACAAGGCGCTGCTCGCGCAGGACGGCGCCGCGCTGCACGCCGCCGCCGACGAACACGGCAAGGACCTCTACTACGAGGCCGCCGTCGCCGGCGCCATCCCGCTGATCCGGCCGCTGCGCGAATCCCTCGCCGGCGACAAGGTGAACCGGGTGCTCGGCATCGTCAACGGCACCACCAACTTCATCCTCGACAAGATGGACTCCTCCGGCGCCGGCTACCAGGAGGCCCTCGACGAGGCCACCGCCCTGGGGTACGCCGAGGCCGACCCGACCGCCGACGTCGAGGCCTTCGACGCGGCCGCCAAGGCCGCCATCCTCGCCGGGATCGCCTTCCACACGCGCGTGCGCCTCGACGACGTCTACCGCGAGGGCATGACCGAGGTGACGTCGGCCGACTTCGCCTCCGCCCGGCAGATGGGTTGCACCATCAAGCTGCTCGCCATCTGCGAGCGGGCGGCCGACGGGGGGTCCGTGACCGCGCGGGTGCACCCCGCCATGATTCCGCTGAGCCACCCGCTCGCCTCGGTGCGCGGCGCCTACAACGCCGTGTTCGTCGAGTCGGACGCGGCCGGCCAGCTCATGTTCTACGGCCCCGGCGCCGGCGGTGCACCCACCGCCTCCGCCGTGCTCGGCGACCTCGTCGCCGTCTGCCGCAACCGGCTCAGCGGGGCGACGGGGCCCGGCGAGTCGGCGTACGCAGCCCTGCCGGTGTCGCCCATGGGCGATGTCGTCACGCGCTACCACATCAGCCTGGACGTCGCCGACAAGCCGGGCGTTCTCGCCCAGGTGGCGACCGTGTTCGCCGAGCACGGGGTGTCCATCGATACGGTGCGCCAGCAGGGCAAGGACGGCGAGGCCTCTCTCGTCGTCGTCACCCATCGCGCGTCCGACGCCTCCCTGACGGGGACCGTCGAGGCGTTGCGCAAGCTCGACACCGTGCGGGGTGTCGCCAGCATCATGCGGGTTGAAGGAGAGTAACCAATGACCCACCAGTGGCGCGGAATCATCGAGGAGTACCGGGACCGGCTGCCGGTATCCGACAGCACGCCGGTCGTGACGCTCCGTGAGGGCGGCACGCCGCTCGTGCCCGCGCAGGTGCTCTCCGAGCGCACGGGCTGCGAGGTCCACCTGAAGGTGGAGGGCGCCAACCCGACGGGGTCCTTCAAGGACCGCGGCATGACGATGGCGATCACGCGGGCCAAGGAGGAGGGCGCGCAGGCAGTCATCTGTGCCTCGACGGGCAACACCTCTGCCTCCGCGGCCGCCTACGCCGTCCGTGCGGGCATGGTCTCGGCCGTGCTCGTGCCGCGCGGCAAGATCGCGCTCGGCAAGATGGGCCAGGCCCTCGTCCACGGCGCGAAGATCCTCCAGGTCGACGGCAACTTCGACGACTGCCTCACCCTCGCCCGTGCGCTGAGCGACAACTACCCGGTGGCGCTGGTCAATTCGGTGAACCCGGTGCGCATCGAGGGGCAGAAGACGGCCGCCTTCGAGATCGTCGACATGCTCGGCGACGCCCCCGACATCCACGTCCTGCCGGTCGGCAACGCGGGCAACATCACCGCGTACTGGAAGGGGTACCAGGAGTACGCCGCCGACAAGATCGCCGCGAAGACCCCCCGGATGTGGGGGTTCCAGGCGTCCGGCAGCGCTCCGATCGTGCGCGGCGAGATCGTCAAGGACCCGTCGACGATCGCGACCGCCATCCGCATCGGCAACCCCGCCTCCTGGAAGTTCGCGCTGGCGGCGCAGGAGGAGTCCGGCGGCCGAATCGACGAGGTGACGGACCGTGAGATCCTGCGCGCCTACCGGCTGTTGGCGGCTCAGGAGGGCGTATTCGTGGAGCCCGCGTCCGCCGCTTCGGTGGCCGGTCTGCTGAAGGCGGCCGAGCAGGGGCTGGTCGACCCGGGCCAGCGCATCGTCTGCACCGTCACCGGCAACGGCCTCAAGGATCCCGACTGGGCCGTCGCCGGCGCCCCGCAGCCCGTCACCGTCCCGGTCGACGCGGTCACGGCGGCCGAGCGCCTCGGCCTCGCGTAGCGGACCTCGGTCCGACGAGACCCCTACGTGCACCCCCGACGGGGACTTCCCCATCAGGGGTGCACAGGGGGCTTACGACACGCATCGTGCGCCTCCTGTGCGCCCTATGTCGCCGCAGAACCATCCTTCGATAGGCTGTACTGAACCCGCCCGCCGCATATGCCGCGGTGCCGCGCGTCGCCGTAGCGGCGCAGGGTCCTCATGTACGTAGCGCATCAGCCTCACGGATCAACCTCACTCAGCAATCCCACGCAGCAATCTCATTCGACAGCCCCGCAGCTCAAGGAGAGTCATCGCAAGATGGCCGGTCCCGCCTTCCGTGCCGCCCCCGTGCGCGTGCGCGTCCCCGCCACCAGCGCCAATCTCGGCCCGGGTTTCGACGCCTTCGGCCTCGCGCTCGGGCTCTACGACGACGTCGTCGTCCGGGTGGCCGACTCCGGGCTGCACATCGACATCGCGGGCGAGGGCAGCGAGACGCTGCCGCGCGACGAGACGCACCTGCTCGTCCGCTCCCTGCGCACCGCCTTCGACGTCCTCGGCGGTCAGCCGCGCGGACTGGAGATCGTCTGCGCCAACCGCATCCCGCACGGCCGGGGCCTCGGCTCCTCCTCCGCCGCGATCTGCGCCGGCATCGTCGCCGCGCGCGCGGTGACCATAGGCGGTGAGAGCAGGCTCGACGACGCCGCCCTGCTCGAGCTCGCGACCGAGATCGAGGGCCACCCGGACAACGTGGCCGCCTGTCTGCTCGGCGGATTCACCCTGTCCTGGATGGAGGCCGGCGCCGCGCGGGCGATCAGGACGGAGCCCGCCGATTCCATCGTTCCGGTGGTCTTCGTGCCCGGGAAGCCGGTCCTCACCGAGACCGCGCGCGGTCTGCTGCCGCGCTCCGTGCCGCACGTCGACGCGGCGGCCAACGCCGGCCGGGCCGCGCTGCTCGTCGAAGCCCTCACCCGGCGCCCCGAACTCCTGCTGCCCGCCACCGAGGACCGTCTGCACCAGGAGTACCGCGCGCCGGCCATGCCGGAGAGCGCCGCACTCGTGGAGCGGCTGCGCGCCGACGGAATCCCGGCCGTCATCTCCGGTGCCGGACCCACCGTGATGGCGCTGGCCGACGCGGGCACCGCCGACAAGGTCGAGTCCTCGGCCGGCGCGGACTGGGCCGCGAACCGCCTGGCCATGGACCTGCAGGGGGCGTGCGTGCTGCCTCTTGCGCCCTCCGGCGACATTTAAAAAGCGCACGGTTGCCGGATTTCGAGAGGGGGAATGTTTGTTGGATCCGGTAGTGTTAACCTCAAGTCTGCACCCGACCCCACCACGGCGAGGTGCTTCGTGTCCCCCTTCGGGACAGACATTCTTCCGGGAGCTCCCCAAGCCGCACTGCGTTCCGTACGTCGTACCTGGGCAGTACGCCGTGCAACGACGCTGAGCGGCCCGCAGATGGGGGTCCCCCCTCTGGGGGAGCTTCGGAATCGGTGCTACCACGCCACGTGACACTGGGTGTCATGACTCGTCGCGGAAGCGCCATCACCAGCAAATTCTCTTCCGCCGCACAAGGCGGACCACCGCCCCGGCTTCGCCACAGCAAGGATCGAAGCCGGACAGCACAAACGGTCGCCGAGCCAGACAGGCCGACGTCCGCTCCAGGGAAGGACCCTTCGTGAGCGACACCACCGATCTGATGGGCGCACGTGTCGAGGAGACCGCTGCCGCGCCCGCCACGGACGCCTCCGCGCCTGCCACCGGTGCAGGCTCCCGGCGACGCCGCGGTACCGGCCTCGAGGGCATGGTGCTGGCCGAGCTGCAGCAGGTCGCATCCGGCCTCGGCATCAAGGGCACCGCGCGGATGCGCAAGAGCCAGCTGATCGAGGTCATCAAGGAGGCGCAGGCGGGCGGCGCCCCGGCCAAGGCCGAGGATGCGGTCGCCGAGACCAAGCCCAAGCGCCGCGCCACCTCCAAGGCCCGCACGGGAGAGGCCGCCGACAAGAAGGCGGCCGCCGCCCCGGCCGAGGCCGCCGCCGAGAAGGCCGTGGCCCAGCAGCAGATCGAGATCCCCGGCCAGCCGGCCGGAGCCGACGCGCCCGCCGAGCGCCGTCGCCGTCGCGCCACCGCCGACGCGGGCAGCCCGGAGACGGTCGCCGCCGAGGCGAAGAGCGCGCCGAAGGCCGAGACGCCCGCGCCGGCGCAGACCGAGGCCCAGGCGCAGGCCCAGCCGCAGGGTGACGCCAAGAACGACGCCGACGGCGGCGAAGGCCGTCGCCGCGACCGCCGTGAGCGCGGCCGCGACCGCGGGGACCGGGGCGACCGCGGTGATCGCCGCAAGGGCGACGAGCAGCAGGGCGGCCAGCAGCAGCGCGGCGGCCAGCAGGGCCAGCAGCAGGGCGGCCGTCAGGACCGTCAGCAGCGCGACAACGGCCCGCAGGACGACGACGAGTTCGGCGACGGCCGCCGCGGCCGCCGCGGCCGCTACCGCGACCGCCGTGGCCGCCGCGGGCGCGACGAGATCGGCGCCCCCGAGCCGCAGCTCGCCGACGACGACGTGCTGATCCCCGTCGCCGGCATCCTGGACATCCTGGACAACTACGCGTTCATCCGGACCTCCGGCTACCTGCCGGGCCCGAACGACGTGTACGTCTCGCTCGCCCAGGTCCGCAAGAACGGTCTGCGCAAGGGCGACCACGTCACCGGCGCCGTGCGCCAGCCGAAGGACGGGGAGCGCCGCGAGAAGTTCAACGCGTTGGTCCGTCTGGACTCGCAGAACGGCATGGCGCCCGAATCCGGGCGCGGACGCCCCGAGTTCAACAAGCTGACGCCGCTCTACCCGCAGGACCGGCTCCGTCTGGAGACCGACCCGGGCGTTCTCACCACCCGCATCATCGACCTCGTCGCGCCGATCGGTAAGGGCCAGCGCGGTCTGATCGTGGCCCCGCCGAAGACCGGCAAGACCATGATCATGCAGGCGATCGCCAACGCGATCACGCACAACAACCCCGAGTGCCACCTGATGGTCGTCCTGGTCGACGAGCGTCCGGAAGAGGTCACCGACATGCAGCGGTCGGTCAAGGGCGAGGTCATCTCCTCGACCTTCGACCGTCCGGCCGAGGACCACACCACGGTCGCCGAGCTCGCCATCGAGCGCGCCAAGCGTCTGGTGGAGCTGGGCCACGACGTCGTCGTGCTGCTCGACTCGATCACCCGTCTGGGCCGTGCGTACAACCTCGCCGCCCCGGCCTCCGGCCGCATCCTGTCCGGTGGTGTCGACTCGACGGCCCTGTACCCGCCGAAGCGCTTCTTCGGTGCGGCCCGCAACATCGAGGACGGCGGCTCGCTCACCATCCTCGCCACCGCTCTGGTGGACACCGGGTCCCGCATGGACGAGGTGATCTTCGAGGAGTTCAAGGGCACCGGCAACGCCGAGCTCAAGCTCGACCGCAAGCTCGCCGACAAGCGCATCTTCCCGGCGGTGGACGTGGACGCGTCCGGCACCCGCAAGGAAGAGATCCTGCTCGGCAACGAGGAGCTCGCGGTCACCTGGAAGCTGCGCCGGGTGCTGCACGCGCTCGACCAGCAGCAGGCGATCGAGCTGCTCCTCGACAAGATGAAGCAGACGAAGTCGAACGGCGAGTTCCTGATGCAGATCCAGAAGACCACGCCGTCGCCGGGCAACAACAACGACTGACGTCAGTCGCTGCAGAACCGGTACACAGGGCCGCTCCCGCTTCGGGGGCGGCCCTCTCCGTTGCCGCCATCGGGGTGAGATCGCGCTTTCGGCCATGTTCTCGAGCATGAACCTGACGAACCTGAACTCCGTATCCCGAGGGGGTACTTGAGTGTCCGGGAGTGGTCGTAAGCGGCACAGGCGGCGGATGTGCATCGGCCTGCCGGGGGCCGCGGCCGTACTGGCGGCAGCTGTGGCCGGCGCGCTGCTGACGTCGTCGGCCGAGGCGGCCGAGGCGGCCGAGACGCCGCCCACGCCCAAGATCACCGTGCCGTCGGCGAAGGAGCTGCAGAAGCGCTCGACATCGCACTCGCGGGCGACGACATCGCGGGACAGACGTTCAAGGAGTCGCTGACCTCCGGCCGTCGCACCACCACGGTCGAACCGAAGATCATCGGTGGTACGACCACCACCATCGCCAAGGCGCCCCGGATGGCGCAGCTGTGGTACGGCGACGACCGGGGCACGCCGGACAACACCAGCGACGATCGACAACGACATCGCCGTGCTGACCCTGGGGGCCCCGGTCAAGGCCACGCCGATCCCCATGGTCCGCGTTCGTGCAACCCAGCCCCGAGTTTCCCCGTCTGTCCTGGTGGAGTGACGATGGTGAGGTCGCACGAGAACCGAGGAGCGCATGTCCGCCGAGAGCACGCCGGAGCCCGGCACACCGGATGAGCCCGGCACACCGGGTGAGGCCGGCACGACGAGCGGGGCAGCCGACGGCAGCGGTCCCGACGGTCCGGGCGGTCCCGACGGTCCGGGCGGTCCCGACGGTCCGGGCGGTCCTGTGGGTCCGGGCGGTCCCGGCGGTTTGACCGGTCGCGGGGGTTCGGGCGGCCAGGACGGTCGGCGTCATCCGCGCCACCGCAAGCAGCGCGGCGCCGGCGGCAGACGCAAGGGACTGCTGATCGCCGCGTGGAGCGCCGCGGGCGTCCTCGCACTGGGCGGCACCGGAGCCGGATACCTGTACTTCCATCTCAACGGCAACATCAAGAGCGTCGACATCGACCAGGCGCTGGGCACGGCGCGGCCGGCCAAGGCCGACAACGGCTCCGAGAACATCCTCGTCCTCGGCTCGGACACCCGCTCCGGCGCGAACAAGAAGCTGGGCGGCGGCGCGGACGACGGCACCGCCCGCTCCGACACGGCGATGGTCGTCCACGTCTACAAGGGCCACCAGAGGGCCAGTGTCGTCTCCATACCGCGCGACACCCTCATCGACCGGCCCGCCTGCACGGACACGAAGGGCGTCACCCACGACGCCGCCTCCGACGTGATGTTCAACTCGGCGTACTCGACGGGCGGCGCGGCCTGCGCGGTCAGGACGGTCGAGGAGATGAGCGGCATCCGTATGGACCACTATCTCGAAGTCGATTTCGCCGGCTTCGAGAAACTCATCGACGAACTCGGCGGTGTCGAGGTCACCACCACCAAGGCGATCGACGACCCCGACAGCCACCTGAAACTCGACGCGGGCACCCACACGCTCACCGGCGAACAGGCGCTCGGCCTGGTCCGCACCCGGCACGGCGTGGGCGACGGCTCCGACCTCGGCCGCATCCAGCTCCAGCAGGCCTTCCTCAAGGCCCTGGTCGACCAGGTCGGGCACGTCGGCCTGTTCACCGGCGGCACCAAGCTGTACGACCTCGCCGACACCGCCACCAGGGCTGTCACCACCGACTCCCACCTCGGGTCGCTGAACTCCCTGATGTCCTTCGCGGGCGGCCTCAAGGGCATCGGCGCGGCCGACATGACCATGGTGACGATGCCGGTCCGGTACGACCCCGCCAACCTCAACCGCGTCCTCGTCTCCGAGGCGAAGGCCGCA
It includes:
- the lysA gene encoding diaminopimelate decarboxylase, coding for MSRSAHPAGPRHADVLPEGHYSAPPADLNTLDVKVWAQTVTRNADGVLTVGGVDVVTLAEQHGTPAYILDEADFRGRARAWRTAFGDDADVFYAGKAFLSRAVVRWLHEEGLNLDVCSGGELATALSAGMPADRIAFHGNNKSTDEIHRAVEAGVGRIVLDSFQEIVRVAHIAQSLGKRQRVQIRITVGVEAHTHEFIATAHEDQKFGIPLAGGQAAEAVRRALQLDGLELIGIHSHIGSQIFDMSGFEVAAHRVVGLLKVIRDEHGVELPEIDLGGGLGIAYTSDDDPREPHEIAKALTEIVTRECEAARLRTPRISVEPGRAIVGPTAFTLYEVGTVKPLDGLRTYVSVDGGMSDNIRTALYDAEYSVALVSRASDAEPMLARVVGKHCESGDIVVKDAFLPSDLAPGDLIAVPATGAYCRSMASNYNHVLRPPVVVVHEGESRVVVRRETEEDLLRLDVG
- a CDS encoding homoserine dehydrogenase; protein product: MMRTRPLKVALLGCGVVGSEVARIMTTHADDLAARIGAPVELAGVAVRRPSRVREGIDPALVTTDATALVKRGDIDVVVEVIGGIEPARTLITTAFEHGASVVSANKALLAQDGAALHAAADEHGKDLYYEAAVAGAIPLIRPLRESLAGDKVNRVLGIVNGTTNFILDKMDSSGAGYQEALDEATALGYAEADPTADVEAFDAAAKAAILAGIAFHTRVRLDDVYREGMTEVTSADFASARQMGCTIKLLAICERAADGGSVTARVHPAMIPLSHPLASVRGAYNAVFVESDAAGQLMFYGPGAGGAPTASAVLGDLVAVCRNRLSGATGPGESAYAALPVSPMGDVVTRYHISLDVADKPGVLAQVATVFAEHGVSIDTVRQQGKDGEASLVVVTHRASDASLTGTVEALRKLDTVRGVASIMRVEGE
- the thrC gene encoding threonine synthase, whose product is MTHQWRGIIEEYRDRLPVSDSTPVVTLREGGTPLVPAQVLSERTGCEVHLKVEGANPTGSFKDRGMTMAITRAKEEGAQAVICASTGNTSASAAAYAVRAGMVSAVLVPRGKIALGKMGQALVHGAKILQVDGNFDDCLTLARALSDNYPVALVNSVNPVRIEGQKTAAFEIVDMLGDAPDIHVLPVGNAGNITAYWKGYQEYAADKIAAKTPRMWGFQASGSAPIVRGEIVKDPSTIATAIRIGNPASWKFALAAQEESGGRIDEVTDREILRAYRLLAAQEGVFVEPASAASVAGLLKAAEQGLVDPGQRIVCTVTGNGLKDPDWAVAGAPQPVTVPVDAVTAAERLGLA
- the thrB gene encoding homoserine kinase, which translates into the protein MAGPAFRAAPVRVRVPATSANLGPGFDAFGLALGLYDDVVVRVADSGLHIDIAGEGSETLPRDETHLLVRSLRTAFDVLGGQPRGLEIVCANRIPHGRGLGSSSAAICAGIVAARAVTIGGESRLDDAALLELATEIEGHPDNVAACLLGGFTLSWMEAGAARAIRTEPADSIVPVVFVPGKPVLTETARGLLPRSVPHVDAAANAGRAALLVEALTRRPELLLPATEDRLHQEYRAPAMPESAALVERLRADGIPAVISGAGPTVMALADAGTADKVESSAGADWAANRLAMDLQGACVLPLAPSGDI
- the rho gene encoding transcription termination factor Rho; this encodes MSDTTDLMGARVEETAAAPATDASAPATGAGSRRRRGTGLEGMVLAELQQVASGLGIKGTARMRKSQLIEVIKEAQAGGAPAKAEDAVAETKPKRRATSKARTGEAADKKAAAAPAEAAAEKAVAQQQIEIPGQPAGADAPAERRRRRATADAGSPETVAAEAKSAPKAETPAPAQTEAQAQAQPQGDAKNDADGGEGRRRDRRERGRDRGDRGDRGDRRKGDEQQGGQQQRGGQQGQQQGGRQDRQQRDNGPQDDDEFGDGRRGRRGRYRDRRGRRGRDEIGAPEPQLADDDVLIPVAGILDILDNYAFIRTSGYLPGPNDVYVSLAQVRKNGLRKGDHVTGAVRQPKDGERREKFNALVRLDSQNGMAPESGRGRPEFNKLTPLYPQDRLRLETDPGVLTTRIIDLVAPIGKGQRGLIVAPPKTGKTMIMQAIANAITHNNPECHLMVVLVDERPEEVTDMQRSVKGEVISSTFDRPAEDHTTVAELAIERAKRLVELGHDVVVLLDSITRLGRAYNLAAPASGRILSGGVDSTALYPPKRFFGAARNIEDGGSLTILATALVDTGSRMDEVIFEEFKGTGNAELKLDRKLADKRIFPAVDVDASGTRKEEILLGNEELAVTWKLRRVLHALDQQQAIELLLDKMKQTKSNGEFLMQIQKTTPSPGNNND
- a CDS encoding LCP family protein, which codes for MSAESTPEPGTPDEPGTPGEAGTTSGAADGSGPDGPGGPDGPGGPDGPGGPVGPGGPGGLTGRGGSGGQDGRRHPRHRKQRGAGGRRKGLLIAAWSAAGVLALGGTGAGYLYFHLNGNIKSVDIDQALGTARPAKADNGSENILVLGSDTRSGANKKLGGGADDGTARSDTAMVVHVYKGHQRASVVSIPRDTLIDRPACTDTKGVTHDAASDVMFNSAYSTGGAACAVRTVEEMSGIRMDHYLEVDFAGFEKLIDELGGVEVTTTKAIDDPDSHLKLDAGTHTLTGEQALGLVRTRHGVGDGSDLGRIQLQQAFLKALVDQVGHVGLFTGGTKLYDLADTATRAVTTDSHLGSLNSLMSFAGGLKGIGAADMTMVTMPVRYDPANLNRVLVSEAKAAQVWTALKNDRPVPKAATEGNASGEAAGVVTSS